In Amia ocellicauda isolate fAmiCal2 chromosome 7, fAmiCal2.hap1, whole genome shotgun sequence, one genomic interval encodes:
- the LOC136754131 gene encoding extracellular calcium-sensing receptor-like — protein sequence MLLLAKILLIAFFTRAGKPVCQPYGTQDLPQFSKEGDITIGGVFSFHVNPILVNPEFKANPGKIKCEGLRPAQLQYFQTMIFAIEEINNRSDILPDIYLGYKIYDSCRTVSLSIKSSMALMNMEQKNHTSESCTKPTTVHAIIGDTSSTLSIGIATTVGPFGIPLISHFATCACLSNRKEFPTFFRTIPSDYYQSRALAKLIKHFGWTWVGAIRTDDDYGNNGMATFVQAAQQEGICIEYSEAIYRSHSKEKFLKVVDIVKKSSSKVIVAFTTYVEMDLLVKELMIQNVTGFQWVGSEGWIIDRFLASSDNYKVLRGAIGLAIPNVEIPGLKEFLLNVRPSNTPGNTGFSEFWESTFSCSLIGGNSNRCTGMETLKEINNQYTDVADMGILNNVYKAVYAVAHSLHNLFTCKNGQGPFQNKTCANKNKTEPWQVLHYLKEVNFTTWNGEKVYFDENGDPAARYALVNWQLKKEGITFEVIGLFDASLPEGQRFVMNEVRTVWAGDTDEVPKSVCSESCLPGTRKAIVKGKPICCFDCIPCAEGEFSNTTDSVDCAKCPSAYISNEQKTQCLLKTVEFLSFHEIMGRVLVSCSVFGACLTITAAVIFFMYRYTPIVRANNSELSFLLLFSLTLCFLCSLTFIGQPSEWSCMLRHTAFGITFVLCISCVLLKTIVVLMAFRATLPGNNIMKWFGPTQQRLSVLAFTLIQVLICVLWLTISPPFAHKNTKYYKDRIILECDVGSAVGFYAVLGYIGFLSVMCFVLAFLARNLPDNFNEAKFITFSMLTFCAVWITFIPAYISSPGKFTVAVEIFAILASSFGLLSCIFVPKCYIILLKPEKNTKKHLMGKMPSKSL from the exons ATGTTGCTGCTTGCAAAAATATTACTAATTGCTTTTTTCACAAGGGCTGGAAAGCCAGTTTGTCAGCCCTATGGAACACAAGACCTGCCTCAGTTTTCAAAAGAAGGCGACATCACTATAGGAGGTgttttttcatttcatgttaACCCTATCCTTGTGAATCCAGAATTTAAAGCCAACccagggaaaataaaatgtgaagg TTTACGTCCTGCACAATTACAGTATTTTCAAACAATGATCTTTGccattgaagaaataaataacaggtcAGATATTCTTCCAGATATTTACTTGGGCTATAAAATATATGATTCCTGTCGCACTGTAAGTTTGTCTATAAAATCATCAATGGCTTTAATGAATATGGAGCAAAAGAACCACACAAGTGAGTCCTGCACCAAACCAACAACTGTGCATGCAATCATAGGAGATACTAGTTCCACACTTTCAATAGGAATTGCAACGACAGTTGGACCCTTTGGGATACCTTTG ATCAGTCACTTTGCTACCTGTGCATGCCTCAGTAACAGGAAGGAGTTCCCCACCTTTTTCAGGACAATCCCAAGTGATTATTACCAAAGCAGAGCACTGGCAAAGCTTATCAAGCATTTTGGATGGACCTGGGTTGGGGCCATTAGGACTGATGATGATTATGGCAACAATGGGATGGCAACCTTTGTACAAGCTGCCCAACAGGAGGGAATTTGTATTGAATATTCAGAGGCCATTTATAGAAGTCATTCTAAAGAGAAATTCCTGAAAGttgtagacattgttaaaaaATCATCATCAAAGGTAATTGTTGCTTTTACAACATATGTGGAAATGGATTTGTTGGTAAAAGAACTAATGATCCAGAATGTCACAGGTTTCCAGTGGGTGGGCAGTGAAGGGTGGATAATTGACAGGTTTCTGGCATCATCTGATAATTACAAAGTCCTACGTGGGGCCATTGGGTTGGCAATTCCAAATGTAGAAATACCAGGTCTGAAAGAATTCCTTCTAAATGTCCGTCCATCAAACACACCTGGAAACACTGGCTTCAGTGAGTTTTGGGAAAGCACCTTCAGTTGTAGCCTAATAGGTGGAAATAGTAATCGATGTACAGGGATGGAGACtttgaaagaaataaataaccaatATACTGATGTTGCAGACATGGGAATACTAAACAATGTGTATAAAGCAGTGTATGCTGTAGCCCACTCATTACATaatttgtttacatgcaaaaacgGCCAAGgaccttttcaaaataaaacatgtgcaaacaaaaacaagacagaaCCATGGCAg GTGTTACATTACCTGAAGGAAGTAAACTTCACAACCTGGAATGGAGAGAAGGTGTATTTTGATGAAAATGGGGATCCAGCAGCACGATATGCATTAGTGAACTGGCAGCTTAAGAAAGAGGGAATCACATTTGAAGTTATTGGTCTATTTGATGCCTCCTTACCAGAAGGACAGAGATTTGTAATGAATGAAGTCCGTACAGTGTGGGCTGGTGATACGGATGAG gtgcCAAAGTCAGTCTGCAGTGAGAGCTGCCTTCCAGGGACTCGTAAGGCAATTGTCAAAGGAAAGCCAATCTGCTGCTTTGACTGCATTCCATGTGCTGAGGGAGAATTCAGTAATACAACAG ATTCAGTGGATTGTGCTAAGTGCCCTTCAGCATATATATCAAATGAACAAAAAACTCAGTGTCTCTTAAAAACTGTtgaatttctttcttttcatgaAATAATGGGAAGAGTATTAGTATCATGTTCTGTGTTTGGAGCTTGTCTGACCATAACAGCagcagttatttttttcatgtacaGATATACTCCAATAGTCAGAGCCAAtaactctgagctcagtttcctcctgctcttctcattaactctgtgtttcctttgctcacttactttcattggccagccctctgagtggtcctgtatgttgcgccacacagcatttggcatcacatttgtcctgtgcatctcttgtgttctgttgaaaacaatagtggtgttaatggccttcagggctacactgccaggcaataatattatgaaatggtttgggcccacacagcagaggttaagTGTTCTAGCGTTCACACTAATACAAGTCCTGATTTGTGTGCTTTGGTTGACAATTTCACCTCCTTTTGCTCACAAAAATACAAAGTACTACAAAGACAGAATCATTCTAGAGTGTGATGTAGGATCAGCAGTGGGGTTTTAtgctgtgttagggtatattggattCCTCTCTGTCATGTGCTTTGTGCTGGCTTTTCTGGCTCGTAATCTGCCTGATAACTtcaatgaagccaaattcatcacattcagcatgctcacattctgtgcagtctggatcacctttatcccagcTTATATCAGCTCTCCTGGGAAGTTCACTGTAGCTGTGGAAATATTTGCAATTTTGGCATCCAGTTTTGGGTTGCTGTCATGTATTTTTGTCCCcaaatgttacattattttattaaaaccagaaaagaataccaaaaaacatttgatgGGTAAAATGCCCTCAAAATCACTTTAA